The window GCTTCAAGTTCCGATAAAAATATTTGCCCGCTTTGTTTACCGCCCGCGTTTGAAAGAGCAAGTTTATAATTATAATAATTATAAAAAATATTAAACATTTTTTTACCTACGGACATTCCATAGATTTTTGCCCAAACCAAGTCTTCGGCAAAATTAAAACCGGACTTAACTTTTTGTAAATTCATAAAACTTGTTCCGTCATAATCGGAATAAAAATCCTGATAATCGGCTTCAAGTTTTTCAAAATCATTATACAATATAGGGTAAAATAAAAAGGATTCAATTAAAAATAAAAAAGCGTCATCGGTATTTTCCGAATACTTTAATAAAATTTCCTGTCCGGTTTTTATCTGTCCGCGGTAAATAAGAGAATGAGCCGCCCATACCCTGCATAACGATTCGAGGTTTTCAAAATAAAGAGACGCAAAATCACCGGCAAGATTAAACACCTCTTCAGCTTTTTGAAATTCGCCCACCTGTAAATAAATTCTTCCCTGCATAAATAAACACGGAATCTTCCACTCCTGCTCAAAATATTCGTTTACCGCATTTGAAAGTTTATCCAAAAAAGTAATAGCCTGTTTTAAATTATTTTGTAAAAAATATACTACCGCTATATTGAATAAAGCCTCACAAATAAAGCCGCTGTCGTGTGTATGCTCGGCGATATCAAGAGAATATGTAAAATACGTAAGCGCATCGGAAATTTTATTTTCGCTTAAATTAAAAAATGCCAATAAGGATAAAGCCCTATACTCGCCTGAGGAGAATTTATAATCTTGAAAAAACGTAATTGCGGTTTTTGTAAGAGAATAGGCTTTTTGAAAACTGCCTTCAATTTGGGCAATTAATGCGGTTTGATAATATTTTAAAGGTTCAAATAAAACCTGATTTTTATATTTTTTTAAATTCATTCCTTCGATTGCCGCATTGGAATAATTATGAAAAACGGAAGCTATTAAAAATTCTTGAGTACATTCAAAACTTAAGGAAGTAAAAATATTTTCGCTATCGTCATCCGCATGTAAAAACCCCGATTTATATTTATCCCATAAAAAAATTTGCAATATGTACATCAACGGATTTTTTTATATAACCTATCCTTCTTTCAATTATTTCAAGTAATCCGTAAGGTGCCGTGTAAATATTACCCGGAGCCGAAATGATTCCCGCCGAATACATCCATATATAAACATCATTAAAAAAAGTTTTACTTTTATTTAAAGAATTCAAAAAAAGATTCAGTTCATCGAAAAAAAAGTATCTTCCCGATATTAAAATTATATAAACCAATTCCAGTAAATCTTCAGGTATATTATAAATTGCAGGGACATCGGATTGCACATTTTTAATAATTGCGGATTTATCGGCTGCAAGAATTTTTTTTGCTTCATTTAAATTTTTCTCATCATCGATATTATCGACAAGGATTTGAATAGGTTCTCCGTTATTTATATAATTTACATACGCTTTTAAATATATCCCTGCATTCATTAAAAAAGCATCTACAAAATATTGCGGCATATCCTTTGCAAACCTGTGTTTTTTTAAATATAAGTATGAGCTTTTTGTAGAGAAAAAAGATTTTCTGTCAGCTTCGGAAAGTTTTAAAATTAAATTCTCATCTATGGGGTTTGCAAGAATAAAATTATATAAGGACCAAAAATAACTGTCGTTACGATGGACGATTACGGAAGGTTTATTTATATTATCACTCTCCGCTTGATAATCAATACCGTTAAAAAATTTAAAATTATTACATTCGGATAACTCGGAGTTATATGATTTAAATTCAATATATTTTGAAAGTTTGGATTCCGCCTTTTTGGAAGCGAACATTCCGTTTTCAGGTATTAAAAGTTTTTTATAGTTTAATAATAATTCCGCCAATTCCTGAAAAGAAAAATTATCATTGTAATAATCGGTAATACAACGTATTTCCGCAATTTTTTCTCCGTATACGTCAAATATTTTACTTAAATTAAATAAAAATCTTGAAACCGAGTATATGTAAGCTATGGAATCTTTTTTAAAACAAAAACCCAATCCCGTTTGGCATTTAAAAAATACTCCGCCGTTATTTGCAGCTTCATGCTTTACCGAAGCCGTAAAATTATTTACCCTGTTTAAATCGATTTTACGGAGTTGTCTTTCATAGGGCAACTCTAAAAAAACACAAAACATAATTTATTCCTTAAAATTTATACTTATCCAGTTACAGCCGTTTTATACGTTACAAGGTCGTCGATAAAATCATCTTCCGCTTTTATATTTTCTTTTTTCCATTCTTCAAGTTTTTTTTCTTTTAATTTTGAAATTGCCTTACGCTTCGATGCCGCTTCAATGTAAATTTTACGTTTTTCATCTATAATAATTTGAGCTTGTACCGACTTGTTTATAAGTTCGTCTTTTTCTTTATTTAAGCGTATAATACAGTTTTGAATCGAATGTAATTCGTCTATCGAAACCGTACTTCCGTCGAAATTAAGTTTTTGAGAATTTTGAGCATATAAACTTGCAATATTTTTTAAGGCAAGCTTTAATGAATCAAGGTATGCAATCGCATGTGCCAATTCAATTTCCGCTTTTCGTTCATAAAATTCACGCAAGTGTAAAAGTTTTTCCAACCGGAAATTAAAACGTTTCATTTCCCCTCCGCTTTAAGATGTTTTAAGAGTCAACAGCCGTTTCCCCATACAAGTTTGCGGCTTCGGAAGGCTGCACATATTTTTTTATTGCACCTCTTCCCAAAGCATCTTCACTGCATTCAAAATCGGGTATTTCTATCCCGGTAATTTCCGAAAGCTTTTTTAATGTGTCTTCCAGCTTTGCGGGGTCATTTACATCTTGAGTTAAAAAATCATAAATTAAGGGATAGTGCTCTATTGCGTCATCAATATTTGCATCGCTTCCTTTTTGATAAGCCCCTACTAAAATCATATCTTCCGATTCGGTATAAGCCGCCAAAAGATTTCTTGCTTTGGTTACGGCTTTTTTGGTATTTTCACCTGCAACCCTATTCGCCAAACGGGAAATGCTTCTTAAAACATTTATTGCAGGGTATTGACCGCGTTGGGCAAGTCGGCGTTCCAAAACGATATGCCCGTCAAGGATTCCGCGGACGGTATCGGAAATCGGCTCGTCCATATCATCTCCGTCAACAAGCACCGTATAAAAACCGGTTATCGAGCCCTTATCGGAAGTGCCGCTGCGCTCCAAGAGCTTAGGCATTGTTTCAAAAACGCTCGGCGTATAGCCCCGTGTAGCGGGAGGCTCTCCGATTGCCAAACCTATTTCACGTTGCGCGCGGGCAAAACGGGTAACGGAATCGAATAAGAGCATAACATCTTTTCCCCGGTCACGGAAATATTCGGCAATTGCAGTTGCGGTATACGCTCCTCTTATTCTCGCCAGGGGACTTTGGTCGGAGGTTGCCGTAACAATTACGGAATGCTTTAAACCTTCAGGCCCCAAATCATGTTCTATAAAATCTACGACTTCTCTTCCGCGCTCGCCTATTAACGCAATTACATTTACATCGGCATTGGTGTTCCGCGCAATCATTCCCAGTAAGGTAGATTTGCCGATACCGGAGCCTGAAAAAATTCCAAGCCGCTGCCCCCGTCCGACTGCAAGAAGACCGTCAATTGCGCGTATACCCGTAACAATCCTTTGGCGAATGGGTTTACGTTTCATAGGATCGGGGGGAGGAGCCGTTACGGGATATCTGATGTCGGAATAAGGCTCGGGTTTTCCGTCGGCGGATTGACAAAGAGAATCAACGACACGGCCCAATAAAACATTTCCTACGGGAATTGATAAAATTTCTCCCGAAGCAATTACGACATCTCCTACTTTTACGCCCTGAACGTCGGTAAAGCTCATAAGCTGAACGATATTGCCGTTTAACCCTACAACTTCGGCCTTTAAGCCCTTAGGTTTGTCATCGGTAATAATTTGGCAAAGTTCTCCTACAACGGCAACGGGCCCCTCGCTTTCAATCAGCATACCGTGCACACGCACGACCCGCCCTGTAAATTTAATCGGGTCGGTTTCGGTAACCGCATTTGTGTATTTATCGAAAATACTAATCATAAACAAAATCCGCTAGATATTTCCGGTTTTAATCTTAGTTTTAATCGGAGATATTTCCAAAATCTTTTGTTCGAGTTCGTTAAGCTGACTTGCAATTTTTGCGTCAACCGCGCCGAAATCGGTTTCGATAATACAACCGCCCTGGTCTACGGTAGAATCTTCCACAACGGTAATATTTTTTATATTTTCCGCCGTCGAGATAAAATTCTTTGTATGTTCCGTGGTCATTCCGACGTCCGCAAGATTGACGCGGATAATTACGTCTCCGCGCCCTTTTACCTTCCTCAAAGCATGTACGACATTTGAAACTACGACATTGCGCTGGTTTTCCGAAATTACCTTTACTACTTTACGCGTCATTAGCAAGACCAAATCTACAATTTGCTGTTCGGTTTCGGAAAGAATTTCCTGACGCCTATCCATTGTTTTTGTTATAATTGTTTGAAGCCTTGTTATTAAACGCTTAACTTCAAGATCTCCTTCTTTATAACCTTCTTCCCTGCCGCGGCTAAAACCTTCCTGATACCCTTCCCTGTTTACCGAAGCCTGATTGCTTTGAGCGTCGGAAATAATTGCCTTTGCGCTTGCTTCGGCTTCTGCAATAATTTTTTTAGCTTCATCTTTTGCTTTTTGAGAAACAACTTGAGCCTCATCGGTTTGCCTTTTAACTTCATCAAAGGCGGCATTTTCCGCTTCCTTAATGATCTTATCGGCGGCGGCCCGTGCTTCGGCAAACATTTGCTCTTTTTCCTTTTCCCATTCTATTTTAAAATCTTCAGCTTCCTTTTTTAAATCTTCAATAGACGGCCCTTCATACACGGGAACATCTTCAACGATTTCTTCTTCGGGTTCATTTTGAAAAGTTTTATTAAGCTGTAAAAAAACAACGTCATTCGCTTTTTTATTTACTTCAAAGCCTCTAAAAATAGTTTTAGCCATAAGCAGTCTCCGTTTTTATATCAGCTCGTCTTCTTCGGAGCGGGCAATAACAATTTCACCCTTATCTTCCAAATGACGGATAATAGACACAATCTTTTGCTGAGCTTCTTCAACATCTTTAACACGTATCGGGCCCATATATTCCATTTCTTCACGGAGCATAGCTCCCGCACGCTTACTCATATTTCTAAATATCTTATCTTGAACTTCAGCGTCAACCTGTTTAAGAGCCTTTGCCATTTCATCGTTATTAACTTCGCGTAAAACCTTACCGATTGACCTGTCGTCAAGCATAACAATGTCTTCAAATACGAACATTTTCTTCTTAATTTCTTCTGCCAAATCGGGATCTTCATCTTCAAGAGATTCTATAATGGATTTTTCGGAAGAGCGATCAACAAGGTTAAGAATTTCTACGATACTGTCTACGCCTCCGGCCGCCGTATAGTCTTCGCTTGAAATAGTGGAAAGTTTCTTTTCAAGAACGCGTTCCACTTCGCGCAAAACATCGGGAGAAGTTCTGTCCATAGTTGCAACACGCCGCGCAACATCGCTTTGAATTTCATCGGGAAGGTTTTGCAAAATTACCGAAGCCTTTTGCGGTTCAAGGTATGCAAGAATAAGAGCAATGGTTTGCGGATGTTCTTGCTGAATAAAGTTTAAAAGGTGCGCGGGGTCGGTTCTTCTTATAAAATCGAAGGGACGCACTTGCAGGGAGCTTGTAAGCCTATTGATAATTTCAATTGCTTTTTGGCTTCCGAAAGTTTTTTCCAAAACATCGCGTGCGTAATCAATACCTCCCGTGGTAATAAAGTTTTGCGCCGCCATTAAGTCTTGGAACTCTTGAAGAACGGCGTCCTTTAACTCCGCGTCTACGGTTTCCGTTCTTGCAATTTCAAAAACTATTTTTTCAACTTCATCTTCGCGCAGGCGCTCCATAATTTTTGCGGAAATTTCTCCTCCGAGGGAAACCAAAAAGATTGCCGCCTTTTGTCTTCCGGTAAGAGAGTTTATATCTTTTCCTTTTTTCGCGCTTCCTCTTTCTTTTGCAGGTGCTACAGCCATTTTATTCCTCCATCAGCCAAGTTCTAATTAAAAGAGCTACATCTTCAGGATGTTCACGCGCAATGTTAATTGCATTTTCCTGAAGCTCCAAGCGTTTACGCTCTTCAACCGTCATTGAAACATCGGCATTTGCCAATTGCGCTTCGTATAACTGCCTTTCGCGTTCAAGCTGTGCCTGACGTATAAGTTCTTCTTCACGGAGTCTTTTCCGTCTTTCAAGTTCGCGGCTGATAATTCTATATAAAATAAATATTAAAAGAACAAGGGCGACACCGGCAAGAGAAATTAAAATTATCTTTTGTCTTTGTAGCGCTTTAAAATATTCATTATCTTCAAGTTCAAATTGATTGGTTCTGTCGATTTTAATATTCGAAACCGTTACGGAATCCTTTCTGCTTATTTTAAAACCTATGGCATCCTGTACAAGTTTTGCTACTTGTTTTAAATCCGCATCGGGTATTTCGATATACTCTCTTTCAATTCTTCCGTTTGTAATTATAAAGTTTCCTTTTTCGTCTTTTTTCTTTTGCCAAGAGCCGTCAATATTTACGGAAACCGTACGTCTTCCGATTTCAGGATGAAAAATTTCACTTATTTGACTTGAGCTTACAAGTTCATTTAATTTTGAAATAGTTTGAGTCGAACGCCCTACAATATTTTTTGCATCTTTATACGACGGAGGAGTATTTCCGTCAACACCGGCAGGGCCTTCGGGATTTATTCCCGTTCCTTCGTAAATGGTATTTGCATTTTCGGAGCTTACGGTAATCGATTTTACAACTTCCGAATCATCATAAGGAGTTTCCTGATTATCTTCTTTTATAACAGTCGGCAAAAGTTTTGTAGTATTTGCGGAGCGCTCCGACATATCCATATCTATTTTAATGTTTAAATCGCGCACTCTGTCGGTACCGTAAATTTTTTGCAAAGCCGCTAAAATTTGAGCCGCATATTCTTTTTCAAGTTTTCCTATAAGCTTTTGCTGTTTTTCAATCATTGTAAGGCGGTCAAAGTCTTTTAAGCCTTCAAAATCGTTTAAAATATTTCCCGTATTATCGGCAATTGTAATATTTTCATCAAGAAGACCCGGAACTGCAAGTTTAAGGATTTTTTGAATTCCTTCGACTTTTTTTCTTTGAGTAAGGATATCGCTTCCTGGTGTAGGATAAATAATAATACTCGCCGTTACAGGGTCCTGTTCCGAAGCAAATACCGCTTTTTCGGGCATATTAACTACAACGCTTGCATCATCAATATCTTCTAAAGATTTTATATGCCGTTTAACCTCTTCGATAACGGCCCGGCGCACATCGATTTTTCTTTCAAAATCGGTACGTGTCCAGCGCTCGACATCAAAGATTGCCCAAGGGCTTGTGTTTTGCGGAATCAAATCTTCGCGGATTAAAATGGAGCGCATACGTCTTGCGGTTTGCTCATCGCTTACGGAAATAATTCCGTCCGAAGATACGGTAGGCGTTACGTTTTCTTCATTTAATCTTAAAAGAATCCTGTCGCGGGTATCTACGTCGGTTATTGCCATATCAAGAACAGGCACCGAAGTCGGTTTTGATGACCAGCGCATAAGAACAACAATCAAAACCAGAGAAAGCACCGCAACTCCGATAATGATTCCCTTTTGAACTCCCGTCCATTTTCCCCAAAGAGTTCCGAGTTTTGCCGTAAAGTTTTTTATCTTTTCGTTCATGTTTCCCCCCATGTACCGAACGTTATTTTACTCTGCTTTGCAGTGTAATTATTTTATCTCGTTGTAGTTATATCGTTCCAGCTTTTTACAAGCCTATCGATAACCGTTTGCGCCAGCTTTAACGATAAATTAGCCTGCGCCATTCCTATTGTTATATCGTGAACATCGACCGAATCGGGGTCGATAATCATTTGTTCGCTTAATTCATTCATTTTAATTTGCTTTGAATTAACATCATCAAAGGCTTTTAAAATTAACTGCTCAAAACTTGCCGCAGGTTTATTTACGGCAAGCTCAATCATATCGGTATCGGAAACCATTCGGCTTCTAAAATTATCCGTAATGACGGAACCGACTTGAGGAACTTCCAAAAGTCCCGGCACCTTATAAACATGCGCCGCATTAACTTGATTTATCATTTAAACCCTCCCCTTACCTTGCAATATCCAAGGCTTTTTGAAACATATCCTTTGCTCCTTGAACAACTGCAAGATTCGCTTCATAAGCACGCGAAGCCGAAATTAAATCCACCATTTCGGTAACAACGCTTACATTAGGATATTCCACATATCCTGCACGAGGCCCCGATTTAATTGCTCTGGGGTCTGTAGGAGCATAAACCCATCGCGATTCTGAATTATCTTTTTCTATGGAAACAACTCTGACGCCTTCTCCCACACCCCTATCAATAGATTGAGGAACAAAGGGAGTCATCCAATCAATACCGGATTTTTTTTGCTCTACAATTACACGGCTTCTTTTAAAAGCCCCGCCTTCCTGCGTTGCCGTTGTAGAAGCATTTGCAATATTGTTCGAAATAACGTCCGTTCTCAATCTTTCCGCATGCATTCCTGTTGCGGCGATATTTATACTTGTAAATAACCCCATCTTATTCTCCTTCTAAAGATAAGAGCGATACGGAAGCCAAGTCGAAAGGCTTATCGTATCTCCGTTATCTTAAAATCTATTTTAAAACCGACTGAGCCTGATTATATTGAAAGCCGGTCATCATACTCAAAAGCTGATATTGCATTTGAATTTTTAAAACGTTCATCGCTTCTTCTTCAGGATTTACGTTATTACCGTTTGCTTTTTCTTCGGTTAAATAATCCAAAACCCTTCTCGGCTCAACCGTTCTATAATCAATTACATCGTTAGACTTTATATGCAAAGGATGAGTCGTTGCAAGCTGAAAAGCTCCGTCCGCTCTTTTTTCGGAGTCAAAGGCGCGCTTTAACTCGGATTCAAAATTAACTACGGTTCTTTTAAAATTAGGCACATCCGAATTAGCCAAATTATTTGAAGTAACATTGTATCTAAGCGTATTAACGTCCATTGCCCTGTGTAAAATATCCGTTGTACGCAAAAAACTGTTTAGACCCATAAGTCCCTCCTAATCCGTTCCGTCTTTAAAATTTACCGTTTTTTAAAGACGGACCTATATCTATTTTCGGCAAATTTAAAATTTGCTTAAGTAATTGCCGATAAGCGGATTCACGTTGCCGATTACAATATGTACCTGGACAAATCCTGGTCCTGCACGATTCCTTTAAGCCTTTCATCGACATAGTCCACATCTATCTTTACGGTTTCCCCCTTCATTTCACTTGCATTAAAAGAAATATCTTCAACCAGCATTTCCATAATCGTGTGAAGTCTTCTCGCTCCTATATTTTCGTTTTTTGAATTTACATCTGCCGCTAAAAAGCTCATTCTGTCGATAGCCTCTTCGGTAAATTCGATTTTTACGTCTTCGGTTTTTAAAAGCTCCTGATATTGTCTGGTCAGGGCATTTTTAGGCTCAAGTAAGATACGTTTAAAATCTTCCGCATGAAGCGATTCCAATTCCACGCGTAAGGGAAATCGTCCTTGAAATTCCGGAATTAAATCGCTGGGCTTTGAAACGCTGAAAGCACCTGCGGCTATAAAAAGAATATGCGTCGTGTCTACCACTCCGTATTTTGTGGAAACATTTGAGCCTTCAACGATGGGAAGGATATCCCGCTGAACACCCTCACGCGAAACGTCGGGCCCGCCGCCCCTATCCGAGCGGGAAGCGACCTTATCGATTTCATCTATAAAAATAATTCCCATTTCTTCTACACGCCTTTTAGCTTCTTCACTTACCTTATCGCGGTCAACCATACGGTCAAGCTGTTCGGCCATAATAATTTCACGGGCTTCTTTTATGCTTACGTTTTTTCGCTTAGGTTTTGAACCGCCCATCATCATACTGGAAATATTGCTCATTGCATTTTCTATATCTTCCATATTGGAACCGCCTGCAAAAAATTCAAAAGGAGGCATATTTGAAGGCTGAATTGTAACTTCAACCATTTTATCTTCAAGTTTTTTTTCTCTAAGCATTATACGGAATTTTTCGCGGGTACCGCTCATATCGTTTTCTTTTTTTTCATCTTCTTCATGCACAAGCTCAACCGCCGCTTTTTTTTCAATTGCAGGCTCGCCGTCCTTACGCACCGTAATTTTTATAGGAATAACATTTTCAGCCTCGTTTGCATTGGAAGAAGTCTTTTTGCCGGAACCGGGCAAAAGTAAATCCAATAAGGATTCTTCGGTGTTTTTTTCCGCCTGTACTTTTAAGGATTCCTGCATTTCGCTTTTTACCATATTAAAGCCGACAGCCATTAAATCGCGTATCATAGATTCGACATCGCGGCCTACATAACCTACTTCCGTATATTTCGTAGCTTCCACTTTTAAAAAAGGAGCTCCCGAAAGTTTTGCAAGCCGCCTTGCAATTTCGGTTTTACCTACGCCTGTAGGTCCTATCATTAAAATATTTTTAGGCGCAATTTCATCTCTGATTTCTTCAGGCAATTGCAGCCGGCGCATTCTGTTACGCAAAGCAATTGCAACCGCCCGCTTTGCCTTATGCTGACCGATAATATATTTATCGAGTTCTTCTACAGTTTGTTTCGGTGTTAATACGTTTAAATCGATGCTCATTATATTTCCTCCATAATGATATTTCCGTTTGTATAAATACAGATTTTTCCCGCAATAGCTAAACTTTTTTCCGCAATTTCACGTGCGGAAAGTTCCGTGTTTTGCATTAAAGCCAAGGCGGAGGCATAGGCGTAATTCCCGCCAGAACCGATTGCCAAAATATTTTCTTCAGGCTCTATAACATCTCCGTTTCCTGAAATTAAAAGAGTGGTCTTTGCATCGGCAACCAAAAGGAGAGCTTGAAGGTTTTTAAGCATTTTATCGGTACGCCAATCCTTTGCAAGCTCAACCGCCGAACGGGTTAAATCGCCTGAAAATTCTTTTACCCTAACTTCAAATTTTTCCAAAAGAGTAAAAGCGTCCGCCGTAGCACCCGCAAACCCTGTAAGTATTTTACCGTCATAAATTTTTCTAACCTTTCTGGCATTTCCTTTCATAACGGTTTCACCCATTGTAACTTGCCCGTCTCCCGCCATTACGATTTTTCCGTTCTTTCTTACGGCAATTACCGTAGTACTTCTTACCTTGTTTTTCATAAAACTCCCTATAAAACAATTCTATTTTTACAACCGTCAATTTAAAATTGCCGATTACTTACGAATGCGGATGAGCTTTTTTGTAAAGCGAATGAAGCTGTTCCGCAGTAATATGAGTGTATCTTTGCGTAGTGGAAACACTTGCATGTCCTAAAAGTTCCTGCACAACTCTTATATCCGCACCGCGTGTTACAAGAGTTGAAGCAAAACTGTGCCTAAAAGCGTGAGGCGAAAGTCTTTTTAATTCGGGCGAAATTTCCACATAACGGTTAATTATATACCTTATACCGCGAATCGTAAGAGGCTTTCCCCTCTTATTTAAAAAGAGCGCATCACGTGTTTTTCCGTCTTCACCCGTTTGCACTTCGCCTTGATGTTTTTTTAATAACATTTTACGCTCTTTTAAATAAATCTTTAAATAATCTTTTGCAAAGTCCGCAAAAAAAACCTTGCGCTCTTTTTTTCCTTTTCCGAAAACTATTGCGGAAGAAAAAGAAAAATCCAAATCTTTTATATCCAACCCTGCAAGCTCCGAAACACGGCAGCCTGTAGAATAAAGAGATGCAAACAAAGCGGCGTCTCTTGCTTCCCATAAAATATTTTTGTTTTCGGGCAGGGCGCAAAACTCCTGAGCTTGAGCCGGAAACATAAACACGGGAAGTTTTAAAGGTATTTTTAAATTACGTAATCCCGTTGCAGGGTTTACCTTTGTTAAATTAAAACGTACCGCATATTTATAAAACCCGCGTAAAACGGAAAGAAGTCTGTTAATTGAAGCGGGCGCAAATTTTTTATCTCCCAATTCAGCGGCAAAAATTCTTATATCGGAAGCGGAAACTTCAAATACTTTTAAATTTAATTCTTTAAGCCACGATTTAAAAATTTGTAAATCGTTTTTATAAGAATTAATTGTCGCCTTTGTAAACTGCCTTACGCCTGCCGTATAAGTAAGATAGTCTTCAAAAATTTTATCCGCTTCTTCCATTTAAAACTTCCTATTCTTCCGACTCATTTACATCTTCTACACCTTCAACTACAGTATGAAGATAATCGCAATCGGGATTTATACAAGCCTTATAGCTTCCGTGTTTTTTATCGTATTTTTCTACCATAAACCAGCCGCACTTGGGACAAACCGCGTTAATGGGTTTAAAGTGCGAAATAAAATCGCATTTCGGAAAATTGGTGCAGCCGTAAAACTCCTTTCCCCTCCCCTTAGACTTACGCGCAATAATATCTCCGCCGCAGCCTTCTCTGGGACACTTTGCAAGCGGAATCGATTTTGTATTTTTACATTCGGGGAATCCTGTGCAGGCAAGGAAAAAGCCGAAACGCCCGAGTTTTTTAACCATCGGTTTCCCGCATTTTTCGCAAACTATATCGGTTTGTTCATCAAGGGAACCCTTAATGCTTTCAACCTTTACCATTGCATCTTCAACCTGCTCTTGAAACGTGCCGTAAAAACTTTTCATCAAATTAGGCCATTCAACCTTATTTTCTTCAACTTCATCAAGCTTGGTTTCCATACCGGCCGTAAAATTTACATCGACTATATCCGAAAAGTTTTTTACTAAAAGAGTG is drawn from Treponema pedis and contains these coding sequences:
- the flgB gene encoding flagellar basal body rod protein FlgB, whose translation is MGLNSFLRTTDILHRAMDVNTLRYNVTSNNLANSDVPNFKRTVVNFESELKRAFDSEKRADGAFQLATTHPLHIKSNDVIDYRTVEPRRVLDYLTEEKANGNNVNPEEEAMNVLKIQMQYQLLSMMTGFQYNQAQSVLK
- the hslU gene encoding ATP-dependent protease ATPase subunit HslU, which produces MSIDLNVLTPKQTVEELDKYIIGQHKAKRAVAIALRNRMRRLQLPEEIRDEIAPKNILMIGPTGVGKTEIARRLAKLSGAPFLKVEATKYTEVGYVGRDVESMIRDLMAVGFNMVKSEMQESLKVQAEKNTEESLLDLLLPGSGKKTSSNANEAENVIPIKITVRKDGEPAIEKKAAVELVHEEDEKKENDMSGTREKFRIMLREKKLEDKMVEVTIQPSNMPPFEFFAGGSNMEDIENAMSNISSMMMGGSKPKRKNVSIKEAREIIMAEQLDRMVDRDKVSEEAKRRVEEMGIIFIDEIDKVASRSDRGGGPDVSREGVQRDILPIVEGSNVSTKYGVVDTTHILFIAAGAFSVSKPSDLIPEFQGRFPLRVELESLHAEDFKRILLEPKNALTRQYQELLKTEDVKIEFTEEAIDRMSFLAADVNSKNENIGARRLHTIMEMLVEDISFNASEMKGETVKIDVDYVDERLKGIVQDQDLSRYIL
- the hslV gene encoding ATP-dependent protease subunit HslV, which gives rise to MKNKVRSTTVIAVRKNGKIVMAGDGQVTMGETVMKGNARKVRKIYDGKILTGFAGATADAFTLLEKFEVRVKEFSGDLTRSAVELAKDWRTDKMLKNLQALLLVADAKTTLLISGNGDVIEPEENILAIGSGGNYAYASALALMQNTELSAREIAEKSLAIAGKICIYTNGNIIMEEI
- a CDS encoding tyrosine recombinase XerC, yielding MEEADKIFEDYLTYTAGVRQFTKATINSYKNDLQIFKSWLKELNLKVFEVSASDIRIFAAELGDKKFAPASINRLLSVLRGFYKYAVRFNLTKVNPATGLRNLKIPLKLPVFMFPAQAQEFCALPENKNILWEARDAALFASLYSTGCRVSELAGLDIKDLDFSFSSAIVFGKGKKERKVFFADFAKDYLKIYLKERKMLLKKHQGEVQTGEDGKTRDALFLNKRGKPLTIRGIRYIINRYVEISPELKRLSPHAFRHSFASTLVTRGADIRVVQELLGHASVSTTQRYTHITAEQLHSLYKKAHPHS